The Mycolicibacterium parafortuitum nucleotide sequence GTCGTGCTGCAGGGTCTGCACCGGCTGTGGCCGCCGCTGATCGACTTCACCCACCGGGCGGTCGCCGACATCGGGCACCCGGTGCAGGCCAACGCCTACATCACCCCACCGGACAACCGCGGGTTCGACTTCCACTACGACGTCCACGACGTGTTCGTGCTCCAGGTTTCGGGCACCAAGCGCTGGGTCGTGCACGAACCGGTGCACCTGCACCCGCTGCCGGACCAACCGTGGACGCTGTTCCGGGAGCAGATCGCGCAGCGGGTCACCACCGAACCTGTCATCGACACCGTGCTGACCAAGGGCGATGCGCTGTATCTGCCCCGCGGCTGGATTCATGCGGCGCAGGCGATGGACACCACCTCCATCCACCTGACCATCGGGGTGTCCGCGACCACCGGGATCGACGTCGCGCGCGCGGTGCTCGACGAACTCGCCCGCACCGACGAGTTCCGCGTGCCGCTGCCGCTGGGCATCGACCCGGCCTCCGACGACCACACCGCGGCGCTCGCGGCCAAGGTGATCGCAGCGCTGGTCACCCACCTACGCGACGATGCGGCCACACTCAGCGCATCGGCCGCCGAGCGGCTCAAGAAGCGGCACGCGGACCGGACCCGTCCCGAGGAGATCCGTCCGCTGGCGACACTGCGGGCGACCGAGCAGGCGGCGACCGTCCGCGTCCGGCTGCGCCGCGGACTGGATACGACGGTGCGCCACGACGCCGACGGACGGGTGTCGGTCGCGGTGTCCGGCAAGACCGTCACGTTCCCCGCGCCGTGCGCGGCGGCGCTCGACGACGTTCTCACCGGCCGAGTCCTCGGCGCCGACGACGTCGCCGGTCTCGACAGCGCCGACGGTGCGGTGCTGATCCGGCGGTTGCTGCGCGAGGGCATCGTCGTTCCCGTGGTGCCTGTGGTGCCTGCCACGTGACCGCAGCCAAACGCGCGCCGTGCAGCGACCAGTCGCTGGCGCGCGATGAACCGATGTACGGCACGGCGTCGGCGGGTTCGGCCTGGCTGCTCCTCGAACTGGAGGGTGGCTGGGGACCGTCGGCCTTCCTGCAGTCCCCCGGCAGCATCGACCCGGAGCTGGGCCGCGCCGTCGTGCGCCGCGCCGAATCCGCGGGCATGCGCATCGCGGCGATCCGCCGCCACGGTCGCCGCTCCTCGTCACCGCGCTGGCGGTGGTTCGTCGCGAAATCCGATGTCGGCGCGCACGCACTGTTTCACGGGGAGGTCGACGATGCCCGGGACTACCTCGACATCGACCTCGGCGGCCGCGACGGCACGGCGATCGACGGTCCGCTCGTCGCCGTGTGCGCGCACGGACGGCACGACCAGTGTTGCGCGGTGCGCGGCCGTGGGGCCGTGGCCGCGATCGCCGCCGCATATCCCGAATCGACGTGGGAATGCTCACATCTGGGCGGCGACCGGTTCGCCGCCACGATGCTGATCCTCCCGGAAGGACTCTGCTACGGCCGTGTCGACAGCGCCGACGCCGCCGAGCTGGTCCGGCTCTACTGCGACGGAAAGCTCGACGACCGCTTCCTGCGCGGCCGCACATCGCTGCCGCACGCCGTGCAGGCCGCGCAGCACTTCGCACGAGTTGCCAACGGCGACAACCGCATCGAAGCCCTGCCGCCGGTGTCGCTGACCGGCGGCACCGACGAGATCGCGGTGGTGCTGGCGACCGGGTCGGGCACCGTCGAGGTGATCCTCGAGGTGGGGATGTCCGAACCGCTGTTCTCCCAGTGCCGGGCCACCACTGCGGGACCGGTGCGCACCTTCAGGTTGCGTTCGATACGCGGCATGTAATGGCGAAAGCTGGGAACCCCGCCGAGGTGACCAACGACCGCAACTTCGTAGAGAAACGCTTCAATCAACCCGGCGAGTACCGCGCCGCGGTGACCTACGCGCTGGTCGTCGTGGCGGTGGCCGGGCTCGCTTTCGCCGTCTACGCGTTCGGGCCGCGTGACTCGGTGTTCAGCGCCGCCCTGGTGCCGGCGTTCCTGTTCCTCGGCGGCGTCGGCGCACTGATCCGCGCCTACCGCGAGTGGAAGGCCCAGCGGGGGTGGACCGCCTGGCAGGGTGCGGGCTGGTTCCTGCTGCTACTGATGCTGGTGGCACTCGCGCTGCCCGGTTCGGCGGCGTTCGCGGGTTAGGGCAGGATCGCGTCGACGTAGCCGCCGTCCACCCGCAGCGCACCGCCGGTCGTCGCCGACGCCAGCGGCGACGCCAGATACACGACCATGTTCGCGACCTCCTCGGGTTCGATCAGCCGCTGGATCAGCGACTGCGGACGATGCCTGCGGATGAACTCGCGCTGCGCCTCGTCCCACGGCAGTGCCGGGTCGACCAGCTGGTAGACGAACTCCTCGACGCCCGCGGTGTGCGTGGGGCCCGCGATCACGGAGTTCACGGTCACGCCGGTGCCGGCGGCGCTCTTGGCGAACCCGCGTGATAGGGCCAGCAGCGCGGTCTTGGAGACGCCGTAGTGGATCATCTCCTCCGGGATCACCACCGCCGAGTCGCTGGCGATCTGCAGCACCCGGCCCCAGTGCCGCTGCGTCATCCCGGGCAGGTAGAGGCGGATCAGCCGCGCCGCGGCCAGCACGTTGACGTCGAAGAACCGCCGCCACTGCTCGTCGCTGATCTCGAAGGCGGGGGCGGCGCCGAAGATCCCGAGGTTGTTGACGAGGATGTCCACGGCGGGAACGGCGTCGAAGAGCGCCTGCGCCCCGTCGTCGGTCGCGACGTCGGCGGCGACACCGAACGCGTCGCCCTCGATCGTCGCGACGGCCTCGTCGACCCGGTCCTGGCTGCGGCCGTTCACGACGACGCGCGCCCCCGCCGACGCGAGGCCGGTCGCGATGGCCAGCCCGATGCCCTGCGTGGAGCCGGTGACCAGCGCGGTCTTTCCGTTCAGATCGATGTTCACGCTGGGGTACTACGACCTGCGGGCGCCGACTATTCCGCCCGGGCGGGCTTCAGGACTCGGGGATCTCCATCTCGCGCAACTCGCGCTTGAGGATCTTCCCGGTCGGGTTGCGCGGAAGCTCGTCGATGAAGACCACCTCACGCGGAACCTTGTAGCGAGCGAGGTTTTCCCGCACGTAGGTCTTGATGCCGTCCTCGTCGATCGTGGCGCCCTCGGCTTTGACCACGAAGCAGCGCAGCCGGTGCCCCCACTCCTTGTCCTCGACGCCGATCGCGGTGGCCTCCACCACTTCCGGATGGCCGCTGACGAGGTCCTCGATCTCGGCGGGGAACACGTTCTCGCCGCCGGAGACGATCATCTCGTCGTCGCGACCGCTGACGTAGAGCAGATCGTGCTCGTCGAAATAGCCGACATCACCGGAGGACAGCAGCCCGTCGATGATCTGTTTCCCGCCACCACCGGTGTAGCCCTCGAACGGGAAGAAGGTGCCGACGAAGATCCGGCCCACCTCGCCGCGCGGCACCTCGTTGCCGTTGTCGTCGAGGATCTTGACCTTCATCCCCTTGACGACCGGGCCGACCGTGGCCGGGTTGATCGAAAGATGTTGCGGCCCGGCGATTGTCGCGAACGACACCTCGGTGGAGCCGTACAGGTTGTAGACGACCGGGCCGAGTTCCTTCAGCGCCCTGGTGGCCAGTTCGGCGCCGAGCTGGCTGCCCGAGACGAACACGATGCGCAGCGACGACAGGTTCGGCTTCGGCGAGGTTTTGTCGAGTTCGTCGAGGATGCGCGACAGCATCACGGGCACCACGACGATCGCGGTGGCCTGGTGCTTCTCGATGTCGGCGAGCACCGTCGCCGGCTTGAACCGTCTGCGCAGCACCAGCGTGGTGCCCAGCATCATCGCGATCGTCGCGTGCAGGAACCCCAGCGCGTGGAACATCGGCGCGGGCAGCGACGTGACCTCACCGGACTTGAACGGCACCGAGGACAGCACGCCGCCGATCGGCGCCAGCGACGGCGGGGCACTGCGATTGGCGCCCTTCGGCGTTCCGGTGGTGCCGCTGGTCAGGATGATGACCGACGAATGCTTGGTCACCTTCGGCGGCGGCGTCGAATCGGTGCGCGCGACGAGTTCCTCGAGGGTCTCGTCGGTGCTGCCCGACGACTCCTCCTTATCCGGGTTGACGCCGAGGGAGCGCAGCTTGCCGAGTTCGGGTTCGGCGGCCGAGACGGCCTTGGTGTACTCGTCGTCGTAGATGATCAGCTTCGCGCCTTCGCGCTCTGAGACCTCTTTGATCTGCGGCCCGGAGAACTCGCTGTTGAGCAGGATGATGCGGGCACCCGTCTTGCCCGCGGCGTACACCGAGACCAGGAACCAGCGGTGGTTGCGCGCCAGGATCGCGACCCCGTCCCCGCCCTTGACGCCCTTGGCGATCAACCCGTTGGCGACCGCGTTGGCGGCGTTCTCCATCTCGGCGAACGTCATCTCACCGAAGTCGTCGATCACCGCCGCGCGATTCGGGTAGCGGCGCGCGTTCAGCGCGGGAATCATCCCGAACTCACCCCAGCGCACCATGTCTGCGACGAACGCGGCGATGTCCTGCGGTGGTTCGAGCTTGAGCGCACCGGCCTCGAACATCTTGCGGGCGTAGTGCAGTTCGGCGGTGCCGCGGTCGACATATTTGCCGACCGTCTTCCCCAACGTCTGCTGAACTGTGGCGAGCGCCTGCAACGGAAGATCGCTGAGCTTCGACATGCGTCAACCTTATGTGACGCCGGTCGCACCGCGGATTGGAACCTACGATGAGGAAATGGCCGCCCGCGAGTCCTTCGAGATCGGCGGTCAGGCGGTGCCGATCACCCATCCGGACAAGGTGGTGTTCGGCGATCTCGGGGTCACCAAGCTCGATCTGATCGAGTACTACGCCGCGGTCGCCGACGGCGCGTTGCGCGGGGTCCGGGACCGCCCGATGATCCTCAAACGGTTCGTCAAGGGCATCGGGGAAGAGGCGGTGTTCCAGAAGCGCGCTCCGGAAAAACGCCCCGACTTCGTCGACGTCGCCGAGCTCAAATACGCGCGCGGCACCTCCGCCAAGGAAGCGGTCCTGCACGATGCGGCGGGGCTGGTGTGGGCGGTGAACCTGGGCTGCGTGGACCTCAACCCGCACCCGGTGCGGGCCGACGACCTGGACCATCCCGACGAGTTGCGTGTCGACCTGGACCCGATGCCGGGGGTCGGGTGGCGCCAGATCCTCGACGTCGCGTTCGTCGCGCGTGAGGTCCTCGAAGACCACGGGCTGGTCGCCTGGCCCAAGACGTCGGGGTCGCGCGGCTTCCACATCTATGCCCGAATCCACCGGCACTGGCCGTTCAAGCAGGTGCGGCTGGCGGCCGAGGCGGTCGCGCGCGAGGTGGAGCGGCGGGCCCCGGAGTCGGCGACGGCGCGCTGGTGGAAAGAGGAACGCCACGGCGTGTTCGTCGACTTCAACCAGAACGCCAAGGATCGCACGGTCGCGTCGGCGTATTCGGTGCGCGCCACGCCGGACGCGCGGGTGTCGACCCCGCTGTTCTGGGACGAGGTCGCCGGCTGCCGACCCGAGGATTTCACGCTGCACACCGTGCCTGCCCGGTTCGCCGAGCTGGGCGACCCGTGGGAGGGGATGGACGACTCCCCCGGCGGCCTGGAGGCGCTGCTGGAGCTCGCAGAGCGGCTCGGCCCGCCCGAGAAGGCCCCGAAGGGCGCCAACAGGTCCGTCGACGGACGGCGGGCGTCGGTGATGCCGCTGATCGAGATCGCGCGGACCAAGACGAAGGACGAGGCGCTGGCCGCGCTGGCGCAGTGGCGTGAGAAGTACCCGGCCGCATCCGAGAATCTGCAGCCCGCAGATGTTCTCGTCGACGGGATGCGGGGCCCGAGTTCGATCTGGTACCGGATCCGGATCAACCTGCAGCACGTCGCCGAGGATCAGCGGCCGCCGCAGGAGGATCTGCTGGCCGACTACAACCCGTGGGCCGGCTACACCGGCGCCCAGGTGCAACGCCCGGATTGAGCCGGCGCTAAGTTACCGGCGAGTTTGCTGACCGGTGCCGCTCCAGGTTCTTACCGAAGTATTAGTCCTTACACCCAGCGGCCTTAAATTGGCTCACTACCTTGATCTATGTGTCGCCCAACCGGCGAGACCTGAGAGCACTGGATCGAAGGGGGCTGCGATGTACGGCAATCCGACGTTTCACTGCGACGGCGCTGACATTCGGGCGCACTGTCGGCAGTTGGCCACCGTCGTGAAGGTCGCGGGTCGTCTCGACAGCACCAACGTCGAACGCGCCGGCCGCTACCTCGACCGGTTCATCATTCCCGAGAAGCCCTTCGTCCTCGACCTCGGTGACGTCGATTCCTTTAGCGAGGAAGCAATTTCACTGCTGTTCGTCGTCGACGACCTCTGCACCGCCGCCGGTGAGGAGTGGTCGCTGATCGCCAGCCGCGCGGTCGAGCAGACACTCCGCGACGCCGGGATCGAGTTCCCGGCGGCCGGCTCGGTCCCCGAGGCGCTCAACCATTTCGCCGATGCGATGGTCGCGCGCCGCCGTCTCCTCCCCCTGCTCACCAAGACTGCGTAAGGATCACTGTGTTACTCGATGTCAGGTGGCTCCGATTCCTCCTCCAGCGCCGTCACAGGGCGCACCATCACCATTTGGCGCTGACGGCCCACTAGGCCGGTTGCACGCACCTGCCTGACGGGCACTGGCTAATGTGCTCGTATGGGCACTGACGCCGCTGCCGACCGGGTCGCCGATGCCGCGCGACGGGTGGTCGCCGAGCACGATCCGAAGTCGGTTCCGATTCCCGAGTTCCTCGGCGCCTGTTTCGACGCCGGCCTGTCCTGGGTGCATTTCCCCGAGGGTTTCGGCGGCCTCGGCGTCTCCCGTGGGCTGCAGGCCGTCGCCGACCGGATCCTGCAAGGCGCCGGCGGCCCGGTGCCGCTGGGCCTGAACCCGATGGGGTACGGGATGGCCGCCCCCACGGTGCGCGAGCACGCCCAGACCGACGACGTCCGAAAGCGGCTGCTGCGACCGCTGGCCACCACCGAGGACATCTGGTGTCAGCTGTTCTCCGAACCCGGCGCGGGTTCGGACCTCGCCGGGCTGGCGACCTCGGCGGTGCCCGACGGCGACACGTGGATCGTCAACGGCCAGAAGGTCTGGACCAGCCTGGCCCAGCGCGCCAAATGGGGTCTGCTGCTCGCGCGAACCGATCCGAACATGCCCAAGCACAAGGGGCTGACCTACTTCGTCATCGACATGCACGGCGAGGGCGTCGAGACGCGTCCGCTGCGGCAGATGACCGGGCACGCGGAGTTCAACGAGGTCTACATCACCGACGCCCGGATCCCGGACGCGTTCCGGCTCGGCGCGGTCGGCGACGGTTGGCGGGTCGCGATGACGACCCTGATGAACGAGCGCAGCGCGCTCGGCGGCAGCGGCAGCAGACGCGGCGCCGGCACCATCTCGGATGCGGTCGCGCTGTGGGCGTCGCGCCCGGATCTGCACACCCCCGTGTTGCGCGACCGGCTCAGCGCACTGTGGCTGCGCTCGGAGGCCCAGCGCCTCACCTCCGAACGGTCCCGCGCGGCGGCGACGGTCGGCGGCCCGGGACCGGAGGGCTCGATCGGCAAGCTCGTCGGCGCCGAACTCAATCAGCACATCTACGAGTTCTGTATGGACCTGCTCGGCCCCGAGGGGCTTCTGTACGACGGGTACGGCAAGGGCGACCGCGACGGGGATGCCGCCGACTGGCGCGGTCCGGTGCAGCAGCGTTTCCTGCGCAGCCGCGCCAACACGATCGAAGGAGGAACGTCGGAGGTGATGCGCAACATCCTCGGCGAACGTGTCCTGGGTCTGCCGGGTGATCTGAGGGCGGATGCGGGGATTGCGTGGAAGGAGATCCCGCGTGGCTGAGGAGCTTGCGGATCAGCCCAAAGGCACAGCTGAGGAGCTTGCGGAGCTTGCGGGCGCTGAGTGGGTGTTCACCGACGAGCAGAACCAGCTGCGCGCGGCGGTGCGCGCGTTCTGCGCCGACCACGCCGACGAGACCGCGGTGCGCGAGGCGATGGAGTCCGATCCGCCGTTCGACGCGAAGGTCTGGCGCCGGCTCGGCGCCGAGCTGGGCGTGTTCGGGATGGCAGTTCCCGAGTCCGCCGGCGGCGCCGGTGGCAATCTGGTCGATCAGGCCGTCGCGGTCGAGCAGCTCGGCGCCGCGCTGGCGTGCGGTCCGCTGTTCGGCACGGTCTATCTCGCGATCCCGGCGCTGGTCGCGGCCTCCGGGGGCGCGGAGCTGCTGGAACCGCTGATCGAGGGCACCCGCACCGCGGCGTTCGTCGTCCACGACGACGCGGGAGCGTTCGACCCGGCGACCGTCGCGGTCCAGGCGACCCGGGCAGATCAGGGCTGGGCACTGTCCGGCACGGTCGAGCGGGTGGTCGACGCCGGTGCCGCCGACGTCCTGCTGGTCGCCGCGAACACGCCCGACGGCGTCGGCCTGTTCGCGGTCGACACCGAAGCCTCTGGGCTGCAACGTATTCCACTGACCACGCTCGATCTGACCCGCCCCCAGGCCACGGTCGTGCTGACCGATGCCGCGGCGGAGCTGATCGCGGGCCCCGACGAAGCCGAGCGCGTCATCACCCACGCCCTTCAGGTGGGTGCCGCGCTGCTGGCGGTCGAACAAGTCGGCGCCGCAGCGCATCTGCTCGACCTGACCGTGGACTACGCGAAGAAGCGGCTGCAGTTCGGCAGACCGATCGGCTCCTTCCAGGCCGTCAAGCATCGCCTGGCCGACGACCTCGTCGCCCTCGAGCACGCTCGTTCGACGGCGTACCACGCGATCTGGGCGCTCGCGAACGGCTCCGATGACCCGGCGCTGGCGGTCAGCATCGCGCAGGCGATCTGCTCGGATGCGTTCGTCCGGGTTGCGACGGACACGATCCAGGTCCACGGTGGTATCGGATTCACCTGGGAGCACCAGGCCCACCTGTACTACAAGCGGGCCTACACCGACGCGGCACTGCTGGGCAGCGCCGAGCAGCACCGGTCCCGGGTGGCCGAATTCGTGCTCGATGCCGCGCCCGAGAAGAACCCCCCGCCCGTCGCGACCGGTACGCCCAGCTGAGAGGGAATCCCATGCTGTCCAAGATCACTGCGCGACAACGGTTCTCGCGCTACCTCGGTGCCGCGGCGCTCACCGCGGCCGTCGCCGCGCCGGTGGCTGCCGCGCTGGCGGCGTCCCCTTCCGTGTCGACCGCACAGTGCCCACCGGGCCAGACCGGGGTGATCTACGGCTGCGCGCCGTTCTGTGTGGAGGGCAAGTACCTGGACACCCAGACCGGGCTGTGCATGCCGATCGCGCCGCCCCCTCCGCCGCCCGCCCCGCGCTTCTAGGAACACCTTGTGAACTCAGTGGACCGCTTCTTCGAAATCACGGCCCGCCAGTCGACGCTGGGCACCGAGATCCGCGGTGGTGTCGTCACGTTCATCGCGATGGCCTACATCATCGTGCTGAACCCGATCATCCTGTCGAGTTCGCCCGACGTCACGGGCGCCCAACTCGACTTCGCGCAGGTGTCGGCGACGACGTCGCTGGCCGCGGGCGTGATGACGATCCTGTTCGGCCTGATCGCGCGGTTGCCGTTCGCGCTGGCCGCGGGGCTGGGCATCAACTCCTTCCTGGCCACCACCGTCGTCGGCGACCTCACCTGGGCCGAGGCGATGGGCCTGGTGGTCATCAACGGCCTGATCATCGTGCTGCTGGCCGTCACGGGTCTGCGCCGGCTGGTGTTCGACGCGGTGCCGATGCAGCTCAAGCTCGCGATCACCGCCGGTATCGGGCTGTTCATCCTGTTCATCGGGCTGGTGGACGCGGGGTTCATCGGCTCCACCGGCCGGCCGTCTCCGCCGGTCGGTCTCGGTGCGGGCGGGCTCGGATCGATCAGCACCGTGCCCACCCTGGTGTTCGTGCTGACCCTGGTCCTGACCGGATTCCTGGTCGTGCGCAGGGTTCGCGGCGGAATCCTCATCGGCCTGGTGGCCGGCACTGTCGTCGCGGTGGTCATCGAGGCGATCTGGCACCTCGGATCGGCCGTCGACAATCCCGGCGGATGGAGCCTGTCGGTGCCGACGCTGTCGGGTTCGCCGTTCGCGCTGCCCGACCTGTCCCTGGTCGGTGAGTTCAGCCTGAACAGCTTCAGCCGTATCGGTGTGCTCGCCGCGGTGATGCTGATCTTCACGCTGGTGTTCGCGAACTTCTTCGACGCGATGGGCACCATGACCGGTCTGTCCCGGGAGGCGGGCCTGTCCGACGAGAAGGGCACGTTCCCCCGGTTGAAATCGGCGCTGATCGTCGAGGGCGCCGGCGCCGTGGTCGGCGGTGCGACGTCGTCGTCGTCGAACACCGTGTTCATCGAGTCCGGCGCGGGCATCGAGGAGGGCGCCCGCACCGGTCTGGCCAACGTCGTGGCCGGCGTGCTGTTCCTGGCCGCGATGTTCATCAGCCCGCTCGCGTCGATCGTGCCGACCGAGGTGGCCGCCGCGGCGCTGGTGATCGTCGGCGCGATGATGGTCTCGCAGTTGCGCCACATCGACCTGACCGAGTTCTCCATCGCGCTGCCGGTGGTGCTGACGGTCGCGGTGATGCCGTTCAGCTATTCGATCGCCAACGGCATCGGCGTCGGCTTCATCGCCTGGGTGCTGATGCGCACCGCGGCCGGGAAGGCCAAGGAGATCAGCCCGCTGCTGTGGGTGGTGGCGGCGGGCTTCGCGATCTACTTCGCCCGCACCCCGCTGGAGTCCCTGTTCGGCGTGTGACCGGGGTCAGTACACGTCGCGCAGGTAGCGCCGCGTGGTGATCAGATCGTTGACGTAGGCATGTGCCGCATCCGTGGAGAATCCGCCCGCGGTGCGGATCACCTCGTGCAGGGTCCGGTGCACGTCCTTGGCCATACGCTCGGCGTCGCCGCATACGTAGACGTGGGCGCCGTCCTGCAGCCAGGCGTACAACTCGACCGCGTGGGACATCATGTGGTGCTGCACATAGTTTTTGGGTCCTTGCGGGCCCAGGTCGCGGGAGAAGGCGCAGTTCAGCCGTGTCAGCACGCCCGCCTTCGCGAAGCCGTCGAGGTCGTCTCGGTACAGGAAGTCGCGGTCGCGGTGGCGGCCGCCGTAGAACAGCCACGACGCCCCGGTCGCCCCGACCGCCTGGCGTTCCTGCAGGAAGGCCCGGAACGGCGCGATGCCGGTGCCCGGCCCGATCATGACGATCGGTGTGTCCGGCGCCGGGAGCCGGAAGGTGTCGTTGGGCGCCAGGTGAATTCGGACCCCGGCGGCACGACTGGCCAGGTACCCGGAGGCCGCGCCGCGGTGCGCGCGGCCGCGGGCCTGGTACTCGACGGTTGCCACGGTCAGGTGGATGCGATCGGGGTGCACGAGTGGGCTGGACGCGATCGAGTAGTCGCGATGCTGCAGGGGCCGAAGCGCCGGAATCACCTCGTCGACGGTGAGGTCGGCGAGATCCAGAAGATCCAGTACGTCACGGCCGAACAGCCAGTTGGTCAACGTCTCGGAGTCACCGCTGCCCAGGGTCGCCCGTGCCTGCGCGTCGCGGGTGCGCGACGCGACCAGCGTCTGTAACGCACCCGAGGGAATGCGCAGTTCGAGCTGCTCGGTCAGCAGCACGCCGAGTGGTTGATCATGTTGGGGCACAACGTCATCGGCATCAGCCCCGAGCCTTTCCAGGACGGCGTCGACGAGGCCGGGGTCGTTGACCGGATGTATCCCCAGCGAGTCGCCGGACCGATAGCTGATTCCGCTGTCGGCGAGGTCGATCTCGTAGTGGCGCACCGACTTCCCGGACCCCGGCGGGGTCAACTCCCGATTCACGGCCAGTCGTGCAGGAAACGGGTTGCGGCGGTTCCATGGCGAATCAGGTGCCATCTCGGTCGGGACGGCCACGGCATCGCCGGCGGGCGTTGTCAGCGCAGCCAGCCGGGTGACCACTTCGGCGGTCCACGCTTCCGACGGTTCCTCGAAGTCGAGGTCGCAGTCCACCCGGTCGAGCAACCGCGTGGCGCCCAACTGTTCGAGTCGTGCGTCGACGAGCTTGCCCGCGTTGTTGAAGTACGGATAGAAACTGTCGCCGAGCCCGCAGACCGCGAAGGTCAGGTGCTCGAGACGCTCGGCATCGTCGCTGTCGAGTGCCTCCCAGAACACCTCGGCGTCGTAGGGCAGCTCGCCGTCGCCGTAGGTGGCGGTGACGACGACGAAGTGCGTCGCCGCCTTCAGCGACTCCATGTCGAGGTCGTTGAGGTACTGCGGTTCGACCTCGATGCCGACACTCGCGGCGGCCTGCGCGAACTTCTTGGCCACCATCGCGGAATTGCCGGTTTCCGTGGCGAAACCGAGCACCAACGACAATGACCGCTGTTCCGGCACCGAGACACACCCCTTCAAGTAAGGACACCCTTAGTTCGAAGGGACCTTAATCTCCGGGGCCGTGTCTGTGGGGGTTCCCTATTCGCCCGTGGGCCGCAGGGCGGCCACTCCGGTGATCACCGCGCGAAGCTGGCGGACGATGTCGTCCGAGGTCAGCGGCTCGGCAGAGTCGCTGGCGAAGGCCAGGATGCGGCCGCCGAGATAACTCAGCACGACCGAGATCTGCTCGTCGAGCAGCGTGCGGTCCAGCGGTCCGTGCTCGCGCTGGGCGGCGATGACGAGGCGTTCGACGATCCCGCGGAAGCTCTCCCCCATCTGCGCGAAGTTCTCCGACAGCACCGGGTCGCCGCGGGCGAGCAGCGACAGTTCCAGCCGGGCGCGGGTCCGCGACAGTTGCGGCTCGTCGCGAATCGAC carries:
- a CDS encoding diflavin oxidoreductase, which translates into the protein MPEQRSLSLVLGFATETGNSAMVAKKFAQAAASVGIEVEPQYLNDLDMESLKAATHFVVVTATYGDGELPYDAEVFWEALDSDDAERLEHLTFAVCGLGDSFYPYFNNAGKLVDARLEQLGATRLLDRVDCDLDFEEPSEAWTAEVVTRLAALTTPAGDAVAVPTEMAPDSPWNRRNPFPARLAVNRELTPPGSGKSVRHYEIDLADSGISYRSGDSLGIHPVNDPGLVDAVLERLGADADDVVPQHDQPLGVLLTEQLELRIPSGALQTLVASRTRDAQARATLGSGDSETLTNWLFGRDVLDLLDLADLTVDEVIPALRPLQHRDYSIASSPLVHPDRIHLTVATVEYQARGRAHRGAASGYLASRAAGVRIHLAPNDTFRLPAPDTPIVMIGPGTGIAPFRAFLQERQAVGATGASWLFYGGRHRDRDFLYRDDLDGFAKAGVLTRLNCAFSRDLGPQGPKNYVQHHMMSHAVELYAWLQDGAHVYVCGDAERMAKDVHRTLHEVIRTAGGFSTDAAHAYVNDLITTRRYLRDVY
- a CDS encoding acyl-CoA dehydrogenase family protein; translation: MAEELADQPKGTAEELAELAGAEWVFTDEQNQLRAAVRAFCADHADETAVREAMESDPPFDAKVWRRLGAELGVFGMAVPESAGGAGGNLVDQAVAVEQLGAALACGPLFGTVYLAIPALVAASGGAELLEPLIEGTRTAAFVVHDDAGAFDPATVAVQATRADQGWALSGTVERVVDAGAADVLLVAANTPDGVGLFAVDTEASGLQRIPLTTLDLTRPQATVVLTDAAAELIAGPDEAERVITHALQVGAALLAVEQVGAAAHLLDLTVDYAKKRLQFGRPIGSFQAVKHRLADDLVALEHARSTAYHAIWALANGSDDPALAVSIAQAICSDAFVRVATDTIQVHGGIGFTWEHQAHLYYKRAYTDAALLGSAEQHRSRVAEFVLDAAPEKNPPPVATGTPS
- a CDS encoding TetR/AcrR family transcriptional regulator, whose protein sequence is MVGVDNRRKHNSVERRRSLCDAAIALLAEDGPRGLSHLKVDRRAEVPDGTTSFYFRTRTALLHGVADQLVRYDAEAFAAAFKDAPIGDGDVIATRLAKQILSIRDEPQLSRTRARLELSLLARGDPVLSENFAQMGESFRGIVERLVIAAQREHGPLDRTLLDEQISVVLSYLGGRILAFASDSAEPLTSDDIVRQLRAVITGVAALRPTGE
- a CDS encoding NCS2 family permease; its protein translation is MNSVDRFFEITARQSTLGTEIRGGVVTFIAMAYIIVLNPIILSSSPDVTGAQLDFAQVSATTSLAAGVMTILFGLIARLPFALAAGLGINSFLATTVVGDLTWAEAMGLVVINGLIIVLLAVTGLRRLVFDAVPMQLKLAITAGIGLFILFIGLVDAGFIGSTGRPSPPVGLGAGGLGSISTVPTLVFVLTLVLTGFLVVRRVRGGILIGLVAGTVVAVVIEAIWHLGSAVDNPGGWSLSVPTLSGSPFALPDLSLVGEFSLNSFSRIGVLAAVMLIFTLVFANFFDAMGTMTGLSREAGLSDEKGTFPRLKSALIVEGAGAVVGGATSSSSNTVFIESGAGIEEGARTGLANVVAGVLFLAAMFISPLASIVPTEVAAAALVIVGAMMVSQLRHIDLTEFSIALPVVLTVAVMPFSYSIANGIGVGFIAWVLMRTAAGKAKEISPLLWVVAAGFAIYFARTPLESLFGV